Proteins found in one Triticum urartu cultivar G1812 chromosome 4, Tu2.1, whole genome shotgun sequence genomic segment:
- the LOC125552671 gene encoding monooxygenase 2-like: MEGVEEIVIAGAGLAGLATALGLHRKGVRCVVLESSATLRASGYAFTTWTNAFRALDALGVGDKIREHHLLYERLVAFSASTGEAAAKVSLKMQGKSGPHEIRCVKRNFLLETLENELPEGTIRYSSKMVAIEIEEEGNVKLLHMADGSTIRANVLVGCDGVNSVVARWLGLPKPILSGRSATRGLAEYPDGHGFGPEMLQFIGQGFRSGVLPCSDTSVYWNFTWYPSPADGDAEESVAKMRRHVLARLTAAKIPAEALDVVERSEMSEVVSSPLRFRSPLALVRGSICRGGVCVAGDAFHPMTPELGQGGCAALEDGVVLARCLGEAFAVGGHGSAEAALEKYAQERRWRAVRLVTAAYVVGFVQQSSNPAIKFLREKFLSGLLARVMVDMADYDCGKL; encoded by the exons ATGGAGGGCGTCGAGGAGATCGTCATCGCCGGCGCCGGGCTCGCCGGCCTCGCCACGGCCCTGGGGCTGCACAG GAAAGGGGTGAGGTGCGTGGTGCTGGAGTCGTCGGCGACGCTGCGGGCGTCGGGGTACGCCTTCACCACATGGACCAACGCCTTCCGCGCGCTGGATGCGCTCGGTGTCGGGGACAAGATCAGGGAGCACCATCTCCTCTACGAGAG GCTGGTGGCCTTCTCTGCGTCCACGGGCGAGGCTGCCGCAAAAGTGAGCCTAAAGATGCAGGGTAAAAG CGGGCCTCACGAGATCCGGTGCGTGAAGCGCAACTTCCTGCTAGAGACGCTGGAGAACGAGCTGCCGGAGGGCACCATCAGGTACTCCTCCAAGATGGTCGCCATTGAGATCGAGGAAGAGGGCAACGTGAAGCTCCTGCACATGGCCGACGGCTCCACCATCAGAGCCAAC GTTCTTGTGGGGTGTGACGGAGTGAACTCGGTGGTGGCGAGGTGGCTGGGCCTGCCCAAGCCCATCCTCTCGGGGCGGTCCGCCACCAGGGGCCTCGCCGAGTACCCGGACGGCCACGGCTTCGGGCCGGAGATGCTGCAGTTCATCGGCCAGGGCTTCCGCTCCGGCGTGCTCCCCTGCTCCGACACCTCCGTGTACTGGAACTTCACCTGGTACCCGTCCCCGGCGGACGGGGACGCGGAGGAGagtgtggccaagatgcggcggCACGTGCTGGCCAGGCTGACGGCCGCCAAGATCCCGGCGGAGGCGCTGGACGTGGTGGAGCGGAGCGAGATGAGCGAGGTGGTGTCGTCGCCGCTGCGGTTCCGGTCGCCGCTGGCGCTGGTCCGGGGTAGCATCTGCAGGGGCGGCGTGTGCGTGGCCGGCGACGCGTTCCACCCGATGACCCCGGAGCTCGGCCAGGGCGGCTGCGCGGCGCTGGAGGACGGCGTCGTCCTCGCCCGGTGCCTCGGGGAGGCCTTCGCCGTCGGCGGGCACGGGAGCGCCGAGGCGGCCCTGGAGAAGTACGCCCAGGAGCGGAGGTGGCGCGCCGTCCGGCTGGTCACTGCCGCGTACGTTGTCGGCTTCGTGCAGCAGAGCAGCAACccggcgatcaagttcctcaggGAGAAGTTCCTGTCGGGGTTGCTGGCCAGAGTGATGGTCGACATGGCCGACTACGACTGCGGGAAGCTCTAG
- the LOC125554143 gene encoding probable E3 ubiquitin-protein ligase ATL45: MPGSTVVLIGAFMAALLAVSLSTVVLCSNRRQASQQSVVDFELGLGQPCPCGIDKAAYPTTVYSSAASQMAAAATSVKEDGRAPGDTTCAVCLTEYADGDDLRWLPRCRHAFHRSCVDEWLRRRPSCPLCRT; this comes from the coding sequence ATGCCCGGCTCCACCGTGGTGCTCATCGGCGCCTTCATGGCCGCGCTTCTCGCCGTCTCCCTCTCCACCGTCGTCCTCTGCTCCAACCGGCGCCAGGCGTCACAGCAGAGCGTTGTCGACTTCGAGCTCGGCCTGGGGCAGCCGTGCCCGTGCGGGATCGACAAGGCCGCGTACCCGACAACAGTGTATTCGTCGGCTGCGAGCCAGATGGCTGCCGCCGCCACGTCGGTTAAAGAAGATGGCCGGGCGCCGGGAGACACGACGTGCGCGGTGTGCCTGACGGAGTATGCAGACGGCGACGACCTCCGGTGGCTGCCCAGGTGCCGGCATGCGTTCCACCGGTCGTGCGTCGACGAATGGCTGCGCCGGCGCCCAAGCTGCCCGCTCTGCCGCACGTAG